From the genome of Agromyces badenianii:
TGGGCGGGCCGAGGCGTTCCCGTGCGCGCCGACTCTCAGTGTCACCCCTGACGCAGACTCGCGCCCGAGCGCGTATCTTCACCCGAATGAGCGACCAGCCGTCCTGTGAATACTCCGCTTCGGACTTCGAGGCGCGCGTCAGCGAGGGCGGCGGGATCCGGATCATCCAGGTCACGGGATGGGGACGCTGCCCGAGCGCCGGCTGGAGGCTCGGCCTCGTCGCCGCCAACCCGGGCGTCGTGCCGCACCCCGAGAGCCTCTGGCTCGAGATCCGCGAGACGCCGCCACGCGGCGAACGAGCCCGAGTGCGCACCCAGACGCCCATCGAGGCGATCATCGAGGACTCCCGCGCGCAGCGGATCGTCGTGCGGTTGCAGGGACGCGAGGGCTTCGTGATTCCCCTGCGCGACCGCGTCGGCTCGATGCGCTGAGCGCCGGCGTGGGCGCCCGGCCGGGCGCCGGTCGGCAGCCGGCGTGGGCGTAGCGGAGTTCGGCAACCGGGCGCCGGCCGCTACGCCAGCGCGAAGCGGAGTTCGGCCATCGCCGGCCCCGACCAGACGGTGCCGTCGAGATCGGCGCTGCGCACCGTGACGACCTTGCCGCCCTTCGACATGACGAGCAGCGCGAGCTGCGGCAGCAGGTCGCCGGCGTGCGTCCCGTCGCTGAGCCGCTCCTCGGCGCCGTGCCCGCTCGCGAACTCGATCGCGCCCGACTCACGGTCGAGCGTGCCGTTCACCGACGTCGTGAAGTCGAACCAGAACACCTCGACCGCGCCGTCGGCCGCCTCGCGGGCGATCGCCGCGAGATCGCGTTCGACGCGGCCCGCGGTGCCCTCGGTGAGTTCGCGCAAGGCTCCGTCGGCCTCGTCGATGTTGAGCCGGCCGAGCTGTTCGCGCAGCGCCTCGTCGATCTCGGCCGCACCGAGCCGGTCGGGGGCCCCGGCGACCGCAACGAGCCTGCGGCCGTTGCGAACGCGATCGATGAAGAGGCTGAGCAGCGGCTCGGCGGCGAAGACGAAGAGCGGCACGCGGTCGTCGGGGTCGCGTCGCATGAGTTCCTGGCGGGTGGCGTCGGCGACCCGTTTCGCGTAGAGCTCCGAGAAGCCCTTGCGGCGTTCGTCGCCGCTGACCCCGCGATCGCCGTGCTTGCCGCCCCGCGGCTTGTCGTCGTTCTCGGGGTCGCGGTTGATGGCGTCGTCGAGGCTCTTGTCGTGCGACTCGTCGACGTCGAGGGGCACGGCCCGATCGGTCGGCGTCGCGTGCCACAGCGTCCACTCGTTGGCCGAGAGGGTGAGGGCGAAGGCCTCCTGGTCTTGGCTCGGCGCGCGCAGCAGTTGGCCGAGCGTGAAGTGCGATCCGACGTGCACGGCGTCGTCGAGCTGGTTCGGCAGCACGAACACCTCGCTGAAGCCGGGCGCGACGAAGATCGCGATCGACCGGGCGAGCCCGGCCCACAGCTGCTGGTCGCCGATCACCGCGTCGCGCTCGCGGCGGAGCGCCTCGAGTTCGGCGTTCGGGGCGCCCGAGGCCTTGACCAGCTCGATCGCCTCGTCGAACGAGCTCTTCACCGCGACCTCGGCACGCTCCCGCTCGCTCACGACCGGAGAGGTCGACGCGTAGATCGTGATCGCCGGATGATGCGCACCCGCCAACACGGTGAAATCTGCCGCAGTGGGCAATGCGTAATGTACGGTCATCGTTCCTCCCCCAAGGTCGCGCGACGACGGTGTCGCTGCACCCAGCCTATGAAGACGGAGGCGCGAGCGACACCCCCAAGCTCAGCCGACGGGATGGTTCGCCAAGAGGCGGGCCGAGGGGGTGGGCGAGGGCGACGATCGCCTCGATCACGTTTGCAGCCGATCGTCGCGCGATGTCGAATCCGGAATACGGCGCCCCTCTGCCTGGTTTCCGAAAGGGATGACTCCTTCACCCCGCCTCTCCGTGCTCGACCTCATTCCGGTGCGCAGCGGCCAGACGAGCACGGGCGCGCTCGCGGCATCCGTGCGCCTCGCCCAGGTGGCCGACCGGCTCGGCTTCACGCGCTACTGGTTCGCCGAGCACCACAACATGCCGTCGGTCGCGTCGACGACGCCGCCGGTGCTGATCGCCGCGATCGCGGCGAAGACCGAGCGCATCAGAGTCGGCTCGGGCGGGGTCATGCTGCCGAACCACGCCCCGCTCGTCGTGGCCGAGCAGTTCGCGGCACTCGAGGCGTTCGCGCCCGGCCGCATCGACCTCGGCATCGGCCGAGCTCCCGGCAGCGATCCCGTCATCACGCAGCTGCTGCGCATCTCCGGACCGACGGCCGACGTCGACCGCTTCCCCGACCACATCGCCGACATCCTCTCGCTGCTCTCCCCCGACGGCGCATCGCTGCGCCTCACGAGCGGCCGCGAGTACGCGATCACGGCCACGCCCGCGGCGACGGGGGTGCCGACGCTCTGGCTGCTCGGCTCGAGCGACTACTCGGCGAAGCTGGCAGCCTCGCTCGGCCTGCCGTACGTCTTCGCCAACCACTTCTCGGGCGACGGCCTCGAGCGGGCGCTCGAGCTCTACCGCACCGAGTACCAGCCGAGCGAGGCGCACCCCGCGCCCGAGACGTTCCTCACCGTCAACGCCTCGGTCGCGCCGACGGTCGAAGAGGCCCGCGCGAGGGCGCTGCCCCAACTGCACTCGATGGCACGGCTCCGCACCAACCGGCCGATGCGACCGCTCGAGACCGTCGAAGAGGCGCTCGCCGCGCCCACGGACTCGATCGGCGACGAGATCATCGCCGCGATGGAGCGACGCTGGATCATCGCGGATGCCGCGAGCGCCGCCGCCGAGCTGCGCGCGCTCGCCGCTCGCCACGGCATCGACGAGGTCATGCTCGCGCCGATCAGCGGCTCATACGACGGCGAGCCGGCCGACGCGACGCCCGGTCGGGAGCAGACACTCGAGCTGCTCGCGGGCGAGCTGCTGCCCGCCGAGTAGCGTTCGCTCGGATCCGTTCGAGCGACGGACCACCACGTGCTGTGCGACGTCAACCCGGCGTTCGCCGGTGCGACATCTGCGGTGCCTACGGTACGGGCAATACCCCCACAACCGAAGGACCGACCACATGTGCGACAACACCGGAGCCGACTGCTCCCAACCCCACGACGCCGACGCCGAACTCGCGCGACTCGGATTCTCACGCCGCAGCATGCTCCGCACGGCGGGCATCGCCCTCGCCGCCGGAGCCGTCGTCAGCGCCGAGGTGATCGGTGCTCCCGCCGCCACGGCGAGCGTTCCGAGCCGCAACAAGGGCGATGACGCCCAGCTCACCTGGCTGGTCGGCGACCACCACGTGCACACCCAGTACAGCCACGACGCGAAGTACCGAGTCGCCCAGCAGCTCGATGCCGCCCAGCGCTACGGCGTCGACTGGCTCGCCTTCACCGAGCACAGCAACTTCGCACACGGCGACAAGGGCGTGTTCGCGGAGCTCGAGCAGATCCAGCAGGAACGCGACAGCCGCCAGCTGCTGATCTTCCAGGGCCTCGAATGGTACATCCCGGCCGCCGAGCACGGCTCGGTGCTCATCGCCCCCGGGCCCGAGTCGGCCCGCGTGCTGCGCGCCTTCGAACTGGCGTGGGACGGCAGGCTCAACCGCTGGGAGCGACCCGCGAATGCCGCCCAGGCCGCCGAGTGGGAGCGCCGCGCCGCCGAGGCCATCGCCTGGCTCGGCGCCCAGAAGCGCAGCGGCGTCATCGAAGACGCCGTCGTGCTCGCGAACCACCCGCTGCGACTCGGCATCGATTCGCCGCACGAGCTGCGCGCCTGGCGCGACGCCGACCCCGAGATCATGGTGGGCATGGAGGGCGCGCCGGGTGCGCAGGGCTGCGCGATCAGCCAGAACACGAGCCCCGGCGACCAGCGCGGCGAGTACGTCAACTCGCCTCGCGCCGACAGCTGGCCGGGCTTCCCCGCCGACGCCTACCGCCCGTATGGCGGCTTCGACTGGGCGACGGCGACGGTCGGCGGCCTCTGGGACGCGATGCTGGCCGAGGGCAAGCCCTTCTGGATCACGTCGAACTCCGACAACCACCTCACCGTGAAGGACACCTGGGCCATCGGCGCCTACCCCGCGGGTGAACCGTACTCGAACCTGTCGAGCGAGTTCGACAAGTGGTCGGTGCTCGGCAAGCGCCCCGACCCCGTCGACACCGGCGTGCCCCAGGGCGGCAGCGACTTCTGGCCGGGCCAGTTCTCGCGTCTGCACACGGGCGTCACCACGCGCAGCTACGGCGGCGTGCTCGAGGCGATGCGCCGCGGCCGCATGTGGGTCGACCACGGGCACCTCCTGCAGGGCTTCGACGTGCGCGTGCAGGCCACCATGCCGGGCAAGGGTCGCGGCCGCGGCAACGGCAACGGCCACGGCTGGGGCAACGCCGCCGGCATCGGCGCGACGCTCGGCGGACGGGTCGAGGCCCGACGCGGTCAAGACGTCGAGGTGACCATCACCGTCACGGCGACGGACTACGCGAACTCCGCCGGCATCCGGCCGCAGCTCGCGCACGTCGACGTCATCGCCGGACCGGTCACCGGACCCTCGGCCGATCCCGACGCCGTCCGCGCGCCCGAGACCCGGGTGGTCAAGCAGTTCGACACCACGACGCGAGGGGGCACCTACACCCTGACGTACGTCTTCGAAGACGTCGACCGCCCGTTCTACGTGCGATTCCGCGGCAGCGACGGCAAGCGTCATGGCGCCGGCTACCACGGTGCTGCCGTCGACCCCGCCGGCCCGCTGCGGCACGGCAACGGCGAGGGCGACCCGTGGCAGGACACCTGGTTCTACGCGAACCCGGTCTTCGTCGACGTGCGCTGAGTCGGGAGGGAGCGGAGCGCGCGGGGTCGTGCTCCGCTCCCTTCCACTCACCGACACCGCCGACTTCGAGGGCGCCGAGAGAGGTCTCATCGGCGCCCTCGTTCCGGTGGTCGTGCCGGAGCGGGAGCCGTCGACGTGCCGCTAGATGCGGCGGCGGCGGCCGGGCGTGATCGCAGCGCCGACCACGGCGGCCTTCGCGACCGGGGCGGGGCCCGGACGCACGGCCGCGCCGACGACGGCCGCCCGCGCGACCGGCGCACCGACCACGCCGACGCGTCCCACTCGTGCAGCTCTCAACGGCATGTCATGCTCCTCTTCCCTCGGGGGTGTCATCGGCCTCGAGCGAGGCGATGATCGCCTGGATGGGGATGCGCCCGCTCGCGACCAACTGCCCGCCCGCACGCCGCGCCGCGGCCGCGAACGGCGCCGCCCAGAGGTTCTCGTACACGAGCACGCCGGCGACGCTGCCCGGCTCCATCGCGTTCGCGAGCCGGTCCACGTCTTCTGCGGCGAGCAGTTCGGCGAGTTCGGTCTCGAGCTCGACGAGCGGGCCGAGGTCGCCGATGTCGGCGAGTTCGGCCGCTTCGACCGAGCCGTCGTCATCCTTCGTCAGCACGATCGCGTCGATGAGCCGGATCGTGCCGGCCTCCACGAGACGCACGAGTTCCTCGCCGATCTCGCCGGTGAAGTCCGCCTGCTCGGCGGGGAACTCGATGACCAGATAGTCGACCGGTCCGAGTTCGTCCACTGCCCGCTCCGTCATCTCGCACCCCGATCCGTGGCCGGGCGACCGAGTGTCGCGCCTCTCGCCAGCCTCAGAGTCGTCGCACGAGGCGCGGCTCGCATCATGCGATCTGCGTGATTCGGCATCGCATGCGATTCGGTACCGTGACCCGGTGTCACCCGCTGACCTCGTCGGCCGTGGCGACTGACGCCGCACCCGCACCGACATCGACTGACGCCGAACCCGCACCGACATGGGGGAATGTCATGAATCCAGATCGCCACGCCCGCTCCATGCTCCCGATTCCGGATCTGCCGGCGCCGGGGCTCACGACCTATGACGCGAAGGATCCCGACACGGCGTATCCGCCGATCGAGCCGCTGCTGCCGCCCGAGGGCGCACCGAATGTGTTGATCGTGCTGATCGATGACACCGGGTTCGGCGCGTCGAGCGCGTTCGGCGGCCCCTGCGCCACGCCGAATGCCGAGAAGCTCGCGGCCGGGGGCTTGAAGTACAACCGCTTCCACACCACCGCGTTGTGTGCGCCGACCCGGCAGGCGATGCTGACCGGGCGCAATCACCACTCGGTCGGCATGGGCAGCATCACCGAGAGTGCGACGTCGGCGCCGGGCAACAGCTCGTTGCGGCCGAACACGAAGGCGCCGCTGGCGATGACGTTGAAGCTCAACGGGTACTCGACGGCGCAGTTCGGCAAGTGCCACGAGGTGCCGGTGTGGCAGGCGTCGCCCATGGGTCCGTTCGACGCGTGGCCGTCGGGCGGCGGCGGCTTCGAGACGTTCTACGGCTTCATCGGCGGTGAGAACAACCAGTGGGATCCCGCGCTCTATAACGGTACGACTCCGGTCGAGCCGCCGGCGACGCCCGAGGAGGGCTACCACCTGACCGAAGACCTCGCCGACCATGCCGTGAGCTGGATCCGCAGCCAGAAGGCGTTGATGCCCGATAAGCCGTTCTTCGTCTACTTCGCGCCCGGCGCCACGCACGCGCCGCACCATGTGCCGAAGGAGTGGGCTGACAAGTACCGGGGCGCCTTCGCCGACGGCTGGGACGTGCAGCGCGAGCGCACCTTCGCCCGGCAGAAGGAGATGGGCGTCATTCCCGCCGACGCGGAGCTGACCGCGCGGCACGCCGAGATCCCGGCGTGGGACGACATGCCCGACGACCTGAAGCCGGTGCTCGAGCGTGAGATGGAGGTCTACGCCGGGTTCCTCGAGCACACCGACCACCACGTCGGCCGGGTGATCGACGCGATCGACGACCTCGGGGCGCTCGAGAACACCCTGATCTACTACATCATCGGCGACAACGGGGCATCCGCTGAAGGCACCCTGAACGGCGCGTTCAACGAGATGGCGAACTTCAACGGCATGGCCGCGCTCGAGACGCCCGAGTTCATGCGCTCGAAGATGGACGAGTTCGGCACGCCGAGCTCGTACAACCACTACGCGGTCGGCTGGGCCCACGCGATGGACACCCCGTTCCAGTGGACCAAGCAGGTCGCCTCGCACTGGGGCGGCACCCGCAACGGCACCATCGTGCACTGGCCCGCGGGCATCACGGAGCAGGGCGGGCTGCGCAGCCAGTTCACGCACTGCATCGACGTCGCCCCCACCATCCTCGAAGCCGCCGGCCTGCCCGAGCCCACCATGGTCAACGGCGTGCTCCAGTCACCGATGGAGGGCACCTCCATGCTCTACAGCTTCAGGGAGCCGGATGCGCCTGAGCGGCACGAGCTGCAGTACTTCGAGATGTTCGGCAACCGCGGTCTCTACTTCAAGGGCTGGAGCGCGGTGACCAAGCACCGCACACCGTGGGTGCTGGTCGGCGGCACGATCCCGGCGTTCGATGACGACGTGTGGGAGCTCTACGACGGCAGCACCGACTACAGCCAGGCGCGCGATCTCGCCGCCGAGCACCCTGACAAGCTCCACGAACTGCAGCGGCTCTGGTTGATCGAGGCGGTCAAGTACGACGTGCTGCCGATCGACGATCGCACCGCTGAACGACTCAACCCCGACCTGGCGGGCAGACCGACCCTCATCCACGGGAACTCGCAGCAGTTCTTCCCGGGAATGGGGCGGCTCTCGGAGAACAGCGTGGTGAGTATCAAGAACAAGTCGTTCTCGGTCACCGCTGAAGTCGACGTGCCGGAGGGCGGGGCCAACGGCGTCATCATCGCCCAGGGCGGCCGCTTCGGCGGATGGAGCGTCTACCTGACCGGCGGCGCGGCGAAGTTCGTCTACAACGTGCTCGGCATCCAGGAGTTCGCCATCGAGGCCGACCGGCTGGTGCCGGCAGGAACACACCAGGTGCGCGTCGAGTTCGCCTACGACGGCGGCGGCCTCGGCAAGGGCGGCGACGTCACGCTCTACTACGACGGCGACGCCGTCGGCACGGGCCGTGTCGGCGCCACCCAGGCGCTGATCTTCTCCGCCGACGAGACCACCGATGTGGGGTACGAATCCGGTACCGCAGTGAGCCCCGACTACACCCCGCGAAGCAGCAGGTTCACGGGCCGCATCAACTGGGTGCAGATCGACCTCGGCGACGATGACCACGACCACCTGATCGATCCCGACGAGCGCATGCGCATCGCCATGGCGCGCCAATAGCTCACCGTCCGGCCGGTACTGCCGGCCGGACAGTCGATTCGGCTCAGGCGGCGAGGCCGAGCCGGCGCAGGTCGTCGCTCGACGCGCGGTACTCATCGCCGTCGGCGATGGTGTGCTCGCGCGGCACGCGCGCGCCGTTCTGCACCTTCGCGTCGCGCCCGATGGTGGCATACGGGCCGACGACGGCATTGCGACCGACGACGGCGCGACGGCCGACATGCGCGTTCACGCCCACGACGGCGCGCTCGGCGACGATCGCCTCGCCTTCCACCCAGCCGCCCGGGCCGATCCGCGCGCCGCGCTGCACCTCGGCACCCGGGTCGACATAGGCCGTCGGATCGACGAACGCGGTCGGGTCGACCTTGGCGGTCGTGGCGACGAGGCCCCGGCCGTTCACGTGCTTGCGGTAGCGACGCAGGATCCCGGCTTCGTCCTCGAACTCGACATAGCTGATTCCCACGTTCTCCTCCTCCCGGTGCGGTGGCTCCACACCCGAACACTGATACAACATCGCAGCTGACCGGGGAATTCCCGCGCTGCCGAACCGGCGAGGGGTCGCGGTTCGCCGCACCCCGACGGCGGCGTCGCAGCGGCCGAGGTTAGGCTGTCCTCAGCACTACGGATGCCGCGTCGCGGGCCGTCCGCCGACCATGATTCCGCCCAGGCCCAGCCATGCCCCACGTACCGCTCCTCGAGCTCGACCGCGTGAGCATCCGCCACGAGGGCGCTGAACGGGCCACGCCGGTCGACGTGTCGTTCGAGGTCGCGCGCGGCGAGGTCGTGCTGATCCTCGGCCCGAGCGGATGCGGCAAGTCGACGCTCACCCTCGCGCTCGACGGGCTCGTCCCCCACGCCGTGCCCGCGGCGCTCGAGGGCACCGTGCGCATCGCCGGCCTCGACACGCGCGAACACCCCGTCGGCGTGCTCAGCGAGCACGTCGGCATGGTCTTCCAAGACCCCGACGCCCAGATCGTCACCGGCACGGTGCTCGACGAAGTGTGTTTCGCGCCCGAGAACCAGCTCGTCGAGGCATCCGAGGTGCTCGAACGCGCCGAGCGGGCGCTGAAGCTCGTCGGCCTCTGGGACCGCCGCGCCGAGAACCCCGACACGCTCTCGGGCGGCGGGCGGCAACGCCTCGCCATCGCGTGCGCGCTCGCCATGTCGGCGCCCGTGCTCGTGCTCGACGAGCCGACCGCGAACCTCGACCCGGCCGGCATCGACGAGGTCTACGCCGTGCTGCGCGAACTCGCGAGCGACCGCGACCACGCGGTGGTGCTCGTCGAGCACAACCTCGACGCGGCCGTCGACCTCGTCGACCGGGTGATCGTGCTCGACGCCGACGGCCGGCTCGTCATCGACGGCCCCGCCCGCGAGACCCTGCGCGACCGCGCCGACGAGCTCGTCGCCCTCGGCGTCTGGCTGCCGGTGTCGACGCTCGCCGCGCTGCGACTGCGCGACGCCGGCGTCGTGCTCGAGCCGCTCCCCCTCTCGCCCGCCGAGCTCGCCGCGGCGCTCGACGCCCAGCCGAGCCTGCCGGCGCCGCTCAGCGCATCCTCGCCCGTGCGCTCGACGGCCCTGTCGCCGCGGCCGACACTCGCGACCGGCGGCCAGACCGGCACCGCCACCGGCGGGCACGCCGTCGCCGGTGAGCACGCCATCCGGGCACGGGCGCTCTCGGTGCGACGCGGCGGGCGACGCGGCCCGGTCGTGATCGAGGGGGTCGACCTCGAGGTGGCGCGAGCCGACTTCCTCGCGATCGTCGGCACGAACGGCGCCGGAAAGACCTCGCTGCTGCAGGCACTCGCCGGAGTGATCCCCGCGCCTCCCGGAACCGTCGACGTGCTCGGCGTCGACCCCGCGCGCTGCGATGCCGGCGAGCGCGCCCGGCGCATCGGCTTCGTCTTCCAGAACCCCGAGCACCAGTTCATCGCGCCGACGGTCGCCGAAGAGCTCGCCCAGAGCCTGCAGCTGCACGGGGCCGGCGATGTCGAGCCGCGAGTCGGGGCGATGCTGCGGCGGTTCGGACTCGAGGCGCTGCGCGACCAGCATCCGTTCCTGCTGTCGGGCGGCCAGAAGCGACGCCTCTCCGTCGGCACCGCGCTCATCGCCGGTGCGCCGGTGCTCGCCCTCGACGAGCCGACGTTCGGGCAGGACCGCGCCCGCGCCTCCGAGCTGCTCGACATGCTGCGCACCCTCAACGACGACGGCACCACGGTGCTGGTCGTCACCCACGACCTGCAGCTCGTCGCCGACTACGCCAGCCACATCGCCGTCATGGGCGACGGGCGGCTGCTCGGCGTCGGCCCCGCCGGCGAGGTGCTCGCCGGCCCCCTCATCGAGCAGTCGGGCCTGCGGCATCCGCCCCTCGCCCGGGCGACCCGCGGACTGCAGCGCCACCCCGACTGGCACACGGTGACACGGATGTCGCAGCTGCCCGTCTCCTCCAAGGGCGACTCGTGAGCGGGGTCGGCGCGGGCGGCGCGGGCCCCGCCACCGGCACCAGCACCGGCCCCACCACTGGCAACGCCACCGGCACCGGGTCGACGGTCGCCCTCGACCCCTTCGCCGAGCATCGCGCGCGGCGACCCGCCCGCTTCCTGTACGCGCTGAACCCGCTGGCCAAACTCGCGGCACCGCTGCCGGTCATGGTGCTCGTCGTGTTCAGCCGGGGCATCGCGGTGCCGCTCGCATTCACCGTCTTCGCGGCCGCGGTGCTGCTCGTCGGCGCCCGGCTGCCGGGGCGAGCCGTCGCAGCGCTGCTCCTCGGCACTCCCGTCGCCGCGCTCGTGCTCGGCGTGACGTTCGGCGTGTGGATCGATCCGGCGAGCGTGGCGGGCGAGCCCGCGGCATCCATCGCCCTGATCTCGATCGGCGACTGGAGCTTCACGCTCGCCGCCTACCTCACGGGGCTCGCGACGGGCCTGCGCATCCTCGCGATCCTGCTGCTCTCGCTCATCGCCGGCGTCACGTCGACCGGGCCCGAGTTCGTGCGCTCGATGGTGCAGAACCTGCGGGTGCCGTATCGCCTCGGCTACACGGCCCTCGCGGCGCTGCGGTTCGTGCCGAGGTTCGGCCACGAGCTCGAGATCATCAGGGCCGCCCACCGGGTGCGCGGCACCGATGCCGGGCGCGGTCCCGTCGCGGCGGTGCGGCGAGCGCTCGGCTACACGGTGCCGCTGCTCGCCTCGGCGATCCGGCACGCGGAGCGGGTCGCCCTCGCGATGGACGCCCGCGCCTTCGGCGCCCACCGCACGCGCACCGAGCGGCACCTGTCTCCGTGGCGGGCGCGCGACACGGTGTTCGTCGTGTGCTTCCTCGCGGCGACCGCGCTCATCGCGTGGCTGACCTGGGGGCGTTGAGCCGGCCCCTCCACGCGTGCCTCCAGCTCGCTGCTCCCCCGCCCGCGCGGGATGCCGCACCGGGAACGACGAAGGGCCCGACGGCATGCCGTCGGGCCCTTCGAGCAGTTCGCTATTCGGCTGCTTCGGTGCTCTCGATCTCGACGAGGAACACGAGGGTCTGCCCGCCGAGCTCGTGCGACCCGGCATCCGTGCCGTACGCGTACTCCGGCGGAATCGTCACGATGAGCTTCGTGCCGACCTTCTGGCCGACGAGTGCAGCACCGAAGCCCTGGATGACCCCATCGGTCGTGAACGTCGCCGGGTTGCCGCCGTAGCTCTGGTCGAAGATCTCGCCGGTGTTCCAGCTGGTGCCCTGGTACTGCACGGTGACGCTGTCGCCGGTCTGCACCTCGGCGCCGTCGCCCTCTTCGAGCACCTTCATCTGCAGCTCGGTCGACGGCTCGGTGTCGGGCAGGGTCACCGTGGGCGCTTCGCCTTCGGCCCCGAACTTCACCTCGGGCACGTCTTCGGTCCACTCGGCGGGCTCGAGGGGCTCCTGCTCCTCGACGACGTCGATGACGATGACGACCGTCTCGCCGGCGGCCACGCCGATGGTCTCATTGCCGGTGTCGCCGTAGAGCGTCGCCGCGGGCGCGACGGTCACGGTGCGCGAGCCCACGGGCACGCAGTCGATGCCGGCACGGAACGACTCGAAGACCTGCTCGTCGCCGACCTTGATCGTGGTGGGCTGCGAGAAGAGCGTCTC
Proteins encoded in this window:
- a CDS encoding PHP domain-containing protein is translated as MCDNTGADCSQPHDADAELARLGFSRRSMLRTAGIALAAGAVVSAEVIGAPAATASVPSRNKGDDAQLTWLVGDHHVHTQYSHDAKYRVAQQLDAAQRYGVDWLAFTEHSNFAHGDKGVFAELEQIQQERDSRQLLIFQGLEWYIPAAEHGSVLIAPGPESARVLRAFELAWDGRLNRWERPANAAQAAEWERRAAEAIAWLGAQKRSGVIEDAVVLANHPLRLGIDSPHELRAWRDADPEIMVGMEGAPGAQGCAISQNTSPGDQRGEYVNSPRADSWPGFPADAYRPYGGFDWATATVGGLWDAMLAEGKPFWITSNSDNHLTVKDTWAIGAYPAGEPYSNLSSEFDKWSVLGKRPDPVDTGVPQGGSDFWPGQFSRLHTGVTTRSYGGVLEAMRRGRMWVDHGHLLQGFDVRVQATMPGKGRGRGNGNGHGWGNAAGIGATLGGRVEARRGQDVEVTITVTATDYANSAGIRPQLAHVDVIAGPVTGPSADPDAVRAPETRVVKQFDTTTRGGTYTLTYVFEDVDRPFYVRFRGSDGKRHGAGYHGAAVDPAGPLRHGNGEGDPWQDTWFYANPVFVDVR
- a CDS encoding transferase, which produces MGISYVEFEDEAGILRRYRKHVNGRGLVATTAKVDPTAFVDPTAYVDPGAEVQRGARIGPGGWVEGEAIVAERAVVGVNAHVGRRAVVGRNAVVGPYATIGRDAKVQNGARVPREHTIADGDEYRASSDDLRRLGLAA
- a CDS encoding ABC transporter ATP-binding protein, producing MPHVPLLELDRVSIRHEGAERATPVDVSFEVARGEVVLILGPSGCGKSTLTLALDGLVPHAVPAALEGTVRIAGLDTREHPVGVLSEHVGMVFQDPDAQIVTGTVLDEVCFAPENQLVEASEVLERAERALKLVGLWDRRAENPDTLSGGGRQRLAIACALAMSAPVLVLDEPTANLDPAGIDEVYAVLRELASDRDHAVVLVEHNLDAAVDLVDRVIVLDADGRLVIDGPARETLRDRADELVALGVWLPVSTLAALRLRDAGVVLEPLPLSPAELAAALDAQPSLPAPLSASSPVRSTALSPRPTLATGGQTGTATGGHAVAGEHAIRARALSVRRGGRRGPVVIEGVDLEVARADFLAIVGTNGAGKTSLLQALAGVIPAPPGTVDVLGVDPARCDAGERARRIGFVFQNPEHQFIAPTVAEELAQSLQLHGAGDVEPRVGAMLRRFGLEALRDQHPFLLSGGQKRRLSVGTALIAGAPVLALDEPTFGQDRARASELLDMLRTLNDDGTTVLVVTHDLQLVADYASHIAVMGDGRLLGVGPAGEVLAGPLIEQSGLRHPPLARATRGLQRHPDWHTVTRMSQLPVSSKGDS
- a CDS encoding DUF6325 family protein translates to MDELGPVDYLVIEFPAEQADFTGEIGEELVRLVEAGTIRLIDAIVLTKDDDGSVEAAELADIGDLGPLVELETELAELLAAEDVDRLANAMEPGSVAGVLVYENLWAAPFAAAARRAGGQLVASGRIPIQAIIASLEADDTPEGRGA
- a CDS encoding energy-coupling factor transporter transmembrane component T family protein; its protein translation is MSGVGAGGAGPATGTSTGPTTGNATGTGSTVALDPFAEHRARRPARFLYALNPLAKLAAPLPVMVLVVFSRGIAVPLAFTVFAAAVLLVGARLPGRAVAALLLGTPVAALVLGVTFGVWIDPASVAGEPAASIALISIGDWSFTLAAYLTGLATGLRILAILLLSLIAGVTSTGPEFVRSMVQNLRVPYRLGYTALAALRFVPRFGHELEIIRAAHRVRGTDAGRGPVAAVRRALGYTVPLLASAIRHAERVALAMDARAFGAHRTRTERHLSPWRARDTVFVVCFLAATALIAWLTWGR
- a CDS encoding LLM class flavin-dependent oxidoreductase, which translates into the protein MTPSPRLSVLDLIPVRSGQTSTGALAASVRLAQVADRLGFTRYWFAEHHNMPSVASTTPPVLIAAIAAKTERIRVGSGGVMLPNHAPLVVAEQFAALEAFAPGRIDLGIGRAPGSDPVITQLLRISGPTADVDRFPDHIADILSLLSPDGASLRLTSGREYAITATPAATGVPTLWLLGSSDYSAKLAASLGLPYVFANHFSGDGLERALELYRTEYQPSEAHPAPETFLTVNASVAPTVEEARARALPQLHSMARLRTNRPMRPLETVEEALAAPTDSIGDEIIAAMERRWIIADAASAAAELRALAARHGIDEVMLAPISGSYDGEPADATPGREQTLELLAGELLPAE
- a CDS encoding FKBP-type peptidyl-prolyl cis-trans isomerase, which encodes MTRALRRAAPIALASAAALLLAGCSGGPDPEASETPSAAACMEVESGELSDGVTVEGEFAGSPSATFTTPLEADELERTIAIEGDGDTTAAGDPMNVVVTAFSGASGETLFSQPTTIKVGDEQVFESFRAGIDCVPVGSRTVTVAPAATLYGDTGNETIGVAAGETVVIVIDVVEEQEPLEPAEWTEDVPEVKFGAEGEAPTVTLPDTEPSTELQMKVLEEGDGAEVQTGDSVTVQYQGTSWNTGEIFDQSYGGNPATFTTDGVIQGFGAALVGQKVGTKLIVTIPPEYAYGTDAGSHELGGQTLVFLVEIESTEAAE
- a CDS encoding arylsulfatase; amino-acid sequence: MNPDRHARSMLPIPDLPAPGLTTYDAKDPDTAYPPIEPLLPPEGAPNVLIVLIDDTGFGASSAFGGPCATPNAEKLAAGGLKYNRFHTTALCAPTRQAMLTGRNHHSVGMGSITESATSAPGNSSLRPNTKAPLAMTLKLNGYSTAQFGKCHEVPVWQASPMGPFDAWPSGGGGFETFYGFIGGENNQWDPALYNGTTPVEPPATPEEGYHLTEDLADHAVSWIRSQKALMPDKPFFVYFAPGATHAPHHVPKEWADKYRGAFADGWDVQRERTFARQKEMGVIPADAELTARHAEIPAWDDMPDDLKPVLEREMEVYAGFLEHTDHHVGRVIDAIDDLGALENTLIYYIIGDNGASAEGTLNGAFNEMANFNGMAALETPEFMRSKMDEFGTPSSYNHYAVGWAHAMDTPFQWTKQVASHWGGTRNGTIVHWPAGITEQGGLRSQFTHCIDVAPTILEAAGLPEPTMVNGVLQSPMEGTSMLYSFREPDAPERHELQYFEMFGNRGLYFKGWSAVTKHRTPWVLVGGTIPAFDDDVWELYDGSTDYSQARDLAAEHPDKLHELQRLWLIEAVKYDVLPIDDRTAERLNPDLAGRPTLIHGNSQQFFPGMGRLSENSVVSIKNKSFSVTAEVDVPEGGANGVIIAQGGRFGGWSVYLTGGAAKFVYNVLGIQEFAIEADRLVPAGTHQVRVEFAYDGGGLGKGGDVTLYYDGDAVGTGRVGATQALIFSADETTDVGYESGTAVSPDYTPRSSRFTGRINWVQIDLGDDDHDHLIDPDERMRIAMARQ